In the genome of Nocardia sp. NBC_00416, one region contains:
- a CDS encoding alpha,alpha-trehalose-phosphate synthase (UDP-forming) translates to MIDQPSSDSTSEDETAVSAGLPAGRNGSGPGASPIDPAEAVPEAVDAEPLRELGAGSGFVVVANRLPVDLEKLPDGSTRWKRSPGGLVTALEPVLRSNRGAWVGWAGVPDVDVEPIVEDGLELFPVPLSAREVADYYEGFSNATLWPLYHDVIVRPEYNRAWWSAYVQVNRRFAEETAKVAAEGATVWVQDYQLQLVPKMLRMLRPDLTIGFFLHIPFPPVELFMQMPWRTEIVEGLLGADLIGFHLPGGAQNFLYLARRLAGQPTSRGTIGVRSKMGVVQVGFRTVRVGAFPISIDSAGLDEHSRRRSVRERAARIRAELGSPKNILLGVDRLDYTKGIDIRLNALEELLAEGRVDPAETVMVQLATPSRERVESYIQMRGDIERQVGRINGEFARVGYPVVHYLHRPIAREELISFFVAADVMLVTPLRDGMNLVAKEYVACHSGLNGTLVLSEFTGAAAELRQSYLCNPHDLDSVKDAIVDALTDDRETRRRRMRSLRRQVLAHDVDRWARAFLDALAQGQVAGKALMAEGSQDYRD, encoded by the coding sequence TCGACCCCGCCGAAGCAGTACCCGAGGCGGTGGACGCGGAGCCGCTGCGCGAACTCGGAGCCGGCTCCGGTTTCGTCGTCGTCGCCAACCGGCTGCCCGTCGACCTGGAGAAACTGCCCGACGGCAGCACTCGCTGGAAGCGCAGCCCGGGCGGTCTGGTAACCGCGTTGGAGCCGGTGCTGCGCAGCAACAGGGGCGCCTGGGTGGGGTGGGCCGGTGTGCCCGACGTCGACGTCGAACCGATCGTCGAAGACGGGCTGGAACTCTTCCCGGTGCCGCTGTCGGCGCGGGAAGTCGCCGATTACTACGAGGGGTTCTCCAACGCCACCCTGTGGCCGCTCTACCACGACGTGATCGTCCGCCCGGAGTACAACCGGGCCTGGTGGTCGGCCTACGTGCAGGTGAACCGGCGATTCGCCGAAGAAACCGCGAAGGTCGCGGCCGAGGGCGCCACCGTATGGGTGCAGGACTATCAACTGCAGCTGGTGCCGAAGATGCTGCGGATGCTGCGCCCCGACCTCACCATCGGGTTCTTCCTGCACATCCCGTTCCCGCCGGTGGAACTGTTCATGCAGATGCCGTGGCGCACCGAGATCGTGGAAGGCCTGCTCGGCGCCGACCTGATCGGTTTCCACCTCCCCGGCGGCGCCCAGAACTTCCTGTACCTGGCGCGGCGCCTGGCCGGCCAGCCGACCTCCCGCGGCACCATCGGGGTCCGGTCGAAAATGGGCGTTGTGCAGGTCGGGTTCCGAACGGTCCGGGTGGGCGCCTTCCCGATCTCCATCGACTCGGCCGGCCTCGACGAACACTCGCGACGGCGTTCGGTGCGCGAACGCGCCGCCCGAATCCGCGCCGAACTCGGCAGCCCCAAGAACATCCTGCTCGGCGTCGACCGCCTCGACTACACCAAGGGCATCGACATCAGGCTCAACGCGCTCGAAGAACTCCTGGCCGAGGGCCGGGTCGACCCGGCGGAAACGGTGATGGTGCAGCTGGCCACCCCCAGCCGGGAGCGCGTGGAGAGTTATATCCAGATGCGCGGTGATATCGAACGGCAGGTGGGCCGGATCAACGGCGAGTTCGCCCGGGTCGGGTACCCGGTGGTGCACTATCTGCACCGGCCGATCGCGCGCGAGGAACTCATCTCGTTCTTCGTCGCGGCCGACGTCATGCTGGTGACCCCGTTGCGTGACGGAATGAATCTGGTCGCCAAGGAATACGTGGCCTGCCACAGCGGACTCAACGGCACCCTGGTGCTCAGCGAGTTCACCGGCGCGGCGGCCGAACTACGCCAGTCCTACCTGTGCAACCCCCACGACCTGGACAGTGTGAAAGACGCCATCGTCGACGCGCTGACCGACGACCGTGAAACCCGCCGCCGCCGGATGCGGTCGCTGCGCCGGCAGGTCCTGGCCCACGATGTGGATCGCTGGGCCCGGGCGTTCCTCGACGCGCTGGCACAGGGCCAGGTTGCGGGCAAGGCGCTGATGGCGGAAGGGTCCCAGGACTATCGGGACTGA
- a CDS encoding response regulator transcription factor, whose translation MSGAQGGAPEARVLVVDDEAMIVELLTVSLRFQGFEVASAADGAQALDVARGFRPDALIVDVMMPGMDGFGLLRRLRADGIDAPVLFLTARDDVQDKVTGLTLGADDYVTKPFSLEEVVARLRVILRRAGGAAPTRERSRLRFADIELDDDTHEVFKAGEPVALSPTEFTLLRYFMVNAGTVLSKPRILDHVWRYDFGGEVGVVETYVSYLRKKVDTGPKRLIHTLRGVGYVMRESAGRS comes from the coding sequence ATGAGTGGTGCGCAGGGTGGAGCACCCGAGGCCCGGGTGCTGGTGGTCGACGATGAGGCGATGATCGTCGAGTTGCTGACCGTGAGTCTGCGGTTCCAGGGTTTCGAGGTGGCTTCCGCCGCCGATGGGGCCCAGGCATTGGACGTGGCCCGCGGGTTTCGGCCCGACGCGTTGATCGTCGATGTGATGATGCCCGGGATGGACGGATTCGGTCTGTTGCGGCGACTGCGTGCCGACGGTATCGACGCGCCGGTCCTGTTCCTGACCGCCCGTGACGACGTCCAGGACAAGGTGACCGGTTTGACGCTGGGCGCCGACGACTATGTCACCAAACCCTTCAGTTTGGAGGAAGTGGTCGCGCGACTGCGGGTGATCCTGCGGCGGGCCGGGGGCGCCGCGCCGACGCGGGAGCGATCCCGGCTGCGGTTCGCCGACATCGAACTGGACGACGATACGCACGAAGTCTTCAAGGCCGGTGAACCGGTGGCGTTATCGCCCACCGAGTTCACGCTGCTGCGCTATTTCATGGTGAACGCGGGGACGGTGCTGAGTAAACCGCGGATTCTGGACCATGTCTGGCGCTACGACTTCGGCGGTGAGGTCGGGGTGGTGGAGACCTATGTGTCGTATCTGCGCAAGAAGGTCGACACCGGTCCGAAACGGCTCATCCACACCTTGCGCGGCGTCGGTTACGTGATGCGCGAATCAGCCGGCCGGTCGTGA
- a CDS encoding sensor histidine kinase, producing MRTEETSAATAPGPDRRRLADRIAAVPLRVTLVLALVALAAAGLLASGVAVTSALRTALIDRVDQQLDDQARGWARPGAPRFVPLPGEPGRERPPVLYYARVEDTSGKLYLQSDLGRDGAPDLPANMQPGTFTTGSVGGDSENWRVRYTVNREGTSVVALPLDETEAIVERLVVLQLVIGAVVLAVLAVAAYFVIRRSLRRLVQVEETAADIAAGDLHRRVPMRGTNTEVDRLAQSLNAMLAQIQRGFAATEASEEAARRSEEKMRRFVADASHELRTPLTTIKGFAELYRQGATGDTDMLLDRIERESKRMGLLVEDLLMLARLDAERPVEHAPVDLLALTSDAVHSARAVAAAQGRGDRSIGFEVRPGTGTAEIPGDAARLRQVLANLLNNALVHTPVDATVTVRLTPDRDEVRLEVADTGPGMLPEQASRVFERFYRADDSRSRGSGGTGLGLSIVQALVTAHGGAVEVTSEPGAGTTFTVRLPRDRPIPSAADAADGPGDP from the coding sequence GTGAGAACCGAGGAAACCTCCGCCGCGACGGCGCCGGGTCCGGACCGGCGGCGGTTGGCGGATCGGATCGCGGCTGTTCCACTGCGGGTCACCTTGGTGCTGGCCCTGGTCGCGCTCGCCGCGGCCGGGCTGCTGGCGTCGGGGGTTGCGGTGACGTCGGCACTGCGCACCGCGTTGATCGATCGAGTGGATCAGCAACTCGACGATCAGGCTCGCGGCTGGGCCCGTCCCGGCGCACCGCGGTTCGTGCCGCTGCCGGGGGAGCCGGGCCGGGAGCGCCCGCCCGTGCTGTACTACGCGCGGGTCGAGGACACGTCCGGCAAGCTGTACCTGCAGTCCGATCTCGGCCGCGACGGAGCCCCTGATCTGCCCGCGAACATGCAGCCCGGCACGTTCACCACCGGCTCGGTCGGCGGGGATTCGGAGAACTGGCGGGTCCGCTACACCGTGAACCGCGAAGGCACCAGTGTCGTGGCGCTGCCGCTGGACGAGACCGAGGCGATCGTCGAACGGCTGGTCGTGCTGCAACTGGTGATCGGCGCAGTAGTGCTTGCGGTGCTGGCGGTGGCCGCGTATTTCGTGATCAGACGTAGTTTGCGACGGCTGGTGCAGGTGGAAGAGACCGCCGCCGATATCGCGGCGGGGGACCTGCATCGCCGGGTACCCATGCGCGGCACGAACACCGAGGTGGACCGGCTGGCCCAGTCGCTGAATGCCATGCTCGCGCAGATCCAGCGTGGTTTCGCCGCGACCGAAGCGTCGGAGGAAGCCGCACGGCGGTCCGAGGAGAAGATGCGCCGGTTCGTCGCCGACGCCAGCCACGAGTTGCGCACACCGTTGACCACCATCAAGGGTTTCGCGGAGCTGTACCGGCAGGGCGCCACCGGAGATACGGATATGCTGCTCGACCGGATCGAACGCGAGTCCAAACGGATGGGCCTGCTGGTGGAAGATCTGCTGATGCTCGCCCGGCTCGACGCGGAACGCCCCGTCGAGCACGCGCCGGTCGATCTGCTGGCGCTGACCAGCGACGCCGTGCACAGTGCGCGCGCGGTCGCCGCGGCACAGGGCCGGGGCGACCGGTCGATCGGTTTCGAGGTACGGCCGGGTACCGGCACCGCCGAAATCCCGGGCGACGCCGCCCGGCTACGCCAAGTGCTGGCGAACCTGCTCAACAACGCGCTGGTGCACACGCCGGTAGATGCCACCGTGACCGTGCGGCTCACACCCGACCGGGACGAGGTCCGGCTGGAAGTGGCCGACACCGGTCCGGGGATGCTCCCCGAACAGGCGTCGCGGGTATTCGAACGGTTCTATCGCGCAGACGACTCCCGCAGCCGAGGCAGCGGCGGGACCGGCCTGGGCCTGTCGATCGTGCAGGCGCTGGTCACCGCGCACGGCGGCGCCGTGGAAGTGACCAGCGAGCCCGGCGCGGGGACGACCTTCACCGTCCGTCTACCGCGCGACCGGCCGATACCGTCCGCCGCCGATGCGGCGGACGGCCCGGGCGATCCGTGA
- a CDS encoding HIT family protein gives MASVFSAIIAGDLPGRFVWEDDEFVGFLTIAPVTPGHTLVVPRKEIDQWQDLEPEVFARLNGVAQQVGQAVRAAWDAPRAGLLIAGLEVPHLHVHVFPAFTMGNFDISGADPDPSPESLDDAQARIKQALRDLGYGAHVPA, from the coding sequence ATGGCTTCTGTCTTCAGTGCGATCATCGCCGGTGACCTGCCGGGCCGGTTCGTCTGGGAGGACGACGAATTCGTCGGGTTCCTCACCATCGCCCCGGTGACCCCCGGCCACACTCTGGTGGTGCCGCGCAAGGAAATCGATCAGTGGCAGGACCTCGAGCCCGAGGTGTTCGCCCGACTCAACGGAGTCGCGCAGCAGGTCGGGCAGGCCGTGCGTGCGGCGTGGGACGCGCCTCGGGCGGGCTTGTTGATCGCCGGGCTCGAGGTTCCGCACCTGCATGTTCATGTGTTTCCGGCGTTCACCATGGGCAATTTCGATATTTCCGGCGCCGATCCCGATCCGTCGCCGGAATCGCTCGACGACGCGCAGGCCCGGATCAAGCAGGCGCTGCGCGACCTCGGTTACGGCGCCCACGTGCCCGCCTGA
- a CDS encoding PH domain-containing protein — protein MGLMDGIMGNAGQVEPARAQQEYQRLLGNGEQIYSAYILVRDAMLFTNRRLILVDKQGLSGRKVSYHSIPYRSITHFAVETAGTFDLDAELVLWISGSDTPLQKKFNRQVDIYEVQGILSHFVGV, from the coding sequence ATGGGTCTCATGGACGGAATCATGGGTAATGCCGGCCAGGTGGAGCCGGCCCGGGCCCAACAGGAATACCAGCGGCTACTGGGCAACGGCGAACAGATCTACTCGGCCTACATACTGGTGCGCGACGCCATGCTGTTCACCAATCGGCGGCTGATCCTCGTCGACAAGCAGGGCCTGTCCGGCCGGAAGGTGAGCTACCACAGCATCCCGTACCGTTCGATCACCCATTTCGCGGTCGAAACAGCCGGCACCTTCGATCTGGACGCGGAACTGGTGCTGTGGATCTCCGGCAGTGACACGCCGTTGCAGAAGAAGTTCAACCGGCAGGTCGACATCTACGAAGTGCAGGGAATCCTGTCCCATTTCGTCGGGGTGTGA
- the purD gene encoding phosphoribosylamine--glycine ligase codes for MRVLVIGSGAREHALVLALRRDPAVSAIVAAPGNAGIAQQVQVRPVDAGSAAAVVALARDVAADLVVIGPEVPLVLGVADAVRAAGIACFGPSAAAARIEGSKAFAKDVMAAAEVRTAHSEVVDNPAELDAALDRFGPTWVVKDDGLAAGKGVVVTTDRLAARGHAAELLELGHPVLLESFLDGPEVSLFCLVDGETVVPLLPAQDHKRVGDGDTGPNTGGMGAYTPLPWLPEAMVGQIVDEVVAPVAAELVRRGNPFNGLLYAGLAMGAAGPAVVEFNCRFGDPETQAVLALLESPLGELLYATATGTLAEAPAPRWHGGAAVTVVLAAEHYPAHPRSGDVITGAGEAGTDDAATVLHAGTALREDGALVSAGGRVLNVVGTGVDLTAARAAAYDRLAGIKLTGGHYRSDIGHAAVEGRISF; via the coding sequence GTGCGAGTACTCGTCATCGGTTCCGGAGCCCGTGAACACGCCCTCGTCCTTGCGCTGCGCCGCGATCCGGCGGTGAGCGCGATCGTCGCCGCACCGGGCAATGCCGGTATCGCACAGCAGGTGCAAGTGCGCCCGGTCGACGCCGGGTCCGCCGCGGCGGTGGTGGCGCTCGCTCGCGATGTCGCCGCCGATCTGGTGGTGATCGGACCCGAGGTGCCGTTGGTGCTGGGTGTGGCCGACGCGGTGCGCGCGGCCGGGATCGCGTGTTTCGGTCCGTCGGCCGCCGCGGCGCGGATCGAGGGGTCGAAGGCGTTCGCCAAGGATGTGATGGCCGCGGCCGAGGTGCGTACGGCGCACAGCGAAGTGGTCGACAATCCCGCGGAACTCGATGCGGCGCTGGATCGATTCGGCCCCACCTGGGTGGTGAAGGACGACGGGCTCGCCGCGGGCAAGGGAGTCGTGGTGACCACCGACCGGTTGGCGGCGCGCGGGCATGCCGCGGAGTTGCTCGAACTGGGGCATCCGGTGCTGCTGGAATCGTTCCTGGACGGTCCGGAGGTATCGCTTTTCTGCCTGGTCGACGGGGAGACCGTGGTCCCGTTGCTGCCGGCGCAGGACCACAAACGGGTAGGCGACGGCGATACCGGGCCCAACACCGGGGGTATGGGCGCCTACACCCCGCTGCCGTGGTTGCCGGAGGCGATGGTCGGGCAGATCGTCGACGAGGTGGTGGCGCCGGTCGCCGCGGAACTCGTGCGCCGCGGAAACCCTTTCAACGGACTGCTGTACGCCGGGTTGGCGATGGGTGCGGCCGGGCCCGCGGTGGTGGAGTTCAACTGCCGGTTCGGTGATCCGGAGACGCAGGCGGTGCTGGCCCTGCTGGAGAGTCCGCTCGGGGAACTGTTGTACGCCACCGCAACCGGGACCTTGGCCGAGGCGCCCGCGCCGCGCTGGCACGGCGGCGCCGCGGTCACCGTGGTGCTGGCCGCCGAGCACTATCCGGCTCACCCTCGCAGCGGTGATGTCATCACCGGCGCCGGTGAGGCGGGGACCGACGACGCGGCGACCGTACTGCACGCCGGTACGGCGTTGCGCGAGGACGGCGCACTGGTGTCCGCGGGCGGCCGGGTGCTGAACGTCGTCGGCACCGGGGTGGACCTGACCGCGGCCCGGGCGGCCGCCTACGACCGGCTGGCCGGGATCAAATTGACCGGCGGCCACTACCGCTCCGATATCGGCCACGCCGCGGTCGAGGGCCGGATCAGCTTCTGA